The Alteromonas stellipolaris genome includes a region encoding these proteins:
- a CDS encoding PadR family transcriptional regulator, whose protein sequence is MASTIAKDLVAASATPLILSILKNGDSYGYEIIQQVKAHSNGLLEWADGMLYPILHRMEKNDFIESYWGKADTGRKRKYYTLQDEGRKELLKMQDQWHQLYTLLMSFKGE, encoded by the coding sequence ATGGCTTCAACAATTGCAAAAGACTTAGTCGCTGCCTCAGCTACGCCGTTGATCCTCTCTATTCTGAAGAATGGTGATAGTTACGGTTACGAAATTATTCAGCAGGTAAAAGCGCATTCAAACGGTTTGCTTGAATGGGCAGATGGAATGCTATACCCCATTTTGCATCGGATGGAGAAAAACGACTTCATTGAATCCTATTGGGGTAAGGCCGATACGGGTAGAAAGCGGAAGTACTACACCCTGCAGGATGAAGGCCGCAAAGAACTACTTAAGATGCAAGATCAGTGGCATCAGCTATACACTTTACTTATGTCTTTCAAAGGAGAATAA